The Thalassotalea sp. HSM 43 genome window below encodes:
- a CDS encoding glycine cleavage system protein R: MTVQFIATILGEERSGVMRSLAQQTNQLGGIWLDSRVSQLGGRFVGLIKIEIGEDKADELKAFFEHHDGLISHFNDCNDLQQSFALWSLTYEARDKSGLIDQITQVLAEFAIDIDDMESHRYAVVELGQSVLSAYFSLRTPIDFSPEPLQEKLQHIDQQALIEITQMQ; the protein is encoded by the coding sequence ATGACAGTACAATTTATCGCGACCATCCTAGGTGAAGAGCGCTCCGGTGTGATGCGCAGCCTTGCCCAACAAACAAATCAGTTGGGCGGTATTTGGCTAGACTCGCGGGTGAGCCAACTCGGCGGTCGTTTTGTTGGTTTGATTAAGATTGAGATTGGTGAGGATAAAGCTGATGAGTTAAAGGCCTTTTTCGAACACCATGACGGCCTGATATCTCACTTTAATGATTGCAACGACTTACAGCAAAGTTTTGCGCTGTGGTCATTAACCTATGAGGCGCGTGATAAGTCAGGTTTAATCGATCAGATCACCCAAGTATTGGCGGAATTCGCTATAGATATTGATGATATGGAATCACATCGCTACGCCGTTGTTGAATTAGGACAAAGCGTACTGAGTGCTTATTTTAGTTTGAGGACACCGATAGACTTTTCACCTGAGCCACTGCAAGAGAAATTGCAACATATCGATCAACAGGCGTTAATCGAAATAACACAAATGCAGTGA
- a CDS encoding cation diffusion facilitator family transporter: MTEQTILKICVFTTAAFAILGVCWGLYAGSGMVLFDGIYSTISLLLSLVSLLVLKQIQSANEDMRFPFGKAHFEPLIILFKSLIVIGVCLFSSIDAVLVVLEGGRNVAIESALIYAIISTIGCFIIFMFLLIKNRSIGSKLLNAEKNQWFGDTVLSVGVLAGFSVSLLLRDSQYSQLIPYADPVMVVIASCLFILMPMKTLLAAGKEILYYQVSDDQLQPIDDEASTIAKQLNAQYKLRMVSIGREVNIELNFLMSKGLLSIAEMDAIRNRISQAAEQLNEQHWVNVNFTACKTWL; encoded by the coding sequence ATGACCGAACAAACCATCTTAAAAATCTGTGTTTTCACTACCGCAGCCTTTGCCATTTTAGGGGTATGCTGGGGTCTGTATGCCGGTTCAGGCATGGTGTTGTTTGACGGTATTTATTCGACCATCAGCTTATTACTAAGCTTGGTGTCTTTACTGGTGCTAAAGCAAATTCAGTCAGCCAATGAAGACATGCGTTTTCCCTTTGGTAAGGCGCATTTTGAACCTTTGATCATCCTATTTAAATCGTTAATCGTTATCGGTGTCTGTCTGTTCTCAAGCATCGATGCGGTACTGGTGGTATTAGAAGGAGGTCGAAACGTTGCCATCGAATCAGCATTAATTTACGCGATAATCAGCACCATTGGCTGTTTTATCATTTTTATGTTTTTGCTTATCAAGAATCGAAGCATTGGTTCAAAGTTACTTAATGCCGAAAAAAATCAATGGTTTGGAGACACTGTACTGAGTGTTGGTGTGCTGGCCGGTTTTAGTGTGTCATTGCTGCTAAGAGATAGCCAATATAGCCAGCTGATCCCTTATGCAGATCCGGTTATGGTGGTTATCGCATCGTGCTTGTTTATTTTAATGCCGATGAAAACCTTACTCGCCGCCGGCAAAGAAATCTTGTATTACCAAGTGAGCGACGATCAATTGCAACCAATTGATGACGAAGCGAGCACCATCGCCAAACAACTCAATGCGCAATACAAATTACGTATGGTCAGTATCGGCAGAGAAGTAAATATCGAATTGAATTTTCTTATGTCAAAAGGCTTACTTAGCATTGCCGAGATGGATGCGATTCGCAATCGCATTAGCCAAGCGGCAGAGCAACTTAATGAACAACATTGGGTCAATGTCAATTTCACCGCCTGCAAAACATGGTTGTAA
- the pflB gene encoding formate C-acetyltransferase, whose protein sequence is MVSDSKTNAWSDFTPGDWQEQVNVRDFIQQNYTPYQGDDSFLAGATDATKTLWQQVAEGIKQENETLAPVDFDTDVPSTITSHGPGYINKDLETIVGLQTDAPLKRGIVCNGGIRMVENSAKVYGKELSPQVSEIFHKYRKTHNQGVFDVYTSDILKARKSGIITGLPDAYGRGRIIGDYRRVALYGIDFLMQDKAAQHKSLEQELTDAPSSEELERIIRLREEIFDQHRALNDMKTMAQSYGFDISKPALNAQEAVQWTYFAYLAAIKSQNGAAMSFGRVSTFLDIYIERDIERGVLDEEKAQELIDHLVMKLRMVRFLRTPDYDELFSGDPIWATESIGGMGLDGRTLVSKTNFRFLNTLYTMGASPEPNMTVLWSEHLPENFKHYCAKVSIDTSSIQYENDDLMRADFDSDDYGIACCVSPMILGKQMQFFGARANLAKALLYAINGGVDEKMQTQIGPKMDPITDDVLDYDTVKANFDQVTDWVAKQYVLALNCIHFMHDKYSYEASLMALHDRDVERTMACGIAGLSVTADSLSAIKYAKVKPIRNEDGVAIDFEIDGDFPAFGNNDARVDDIACDLVSEFMAKVEKSPIYRKATPTQSVLTITSNVVYGKKTGSTPDGRKAGMPFAPGANPMHGRDTKGALAVMQSVGKLPFKDAKDGISYTFSMVPGALGKDDSSKQQNLSALLDGYFHHDDSIEGGQHINVNVLDREMLLDAMAHPEQYPQLTIRVSGYAVRFNSLTQEQKQDVINRTFIDRM, encoded by the coding sequence ATGGTTAGTGATAGCAAAACAAACGCGTGGAGCGACTTCACCCCAGGTGACTGGCAAGAACAGGTGAACGTTCGAGACTTTATCCAGCAAAACTATACTCCATACCAAGGTGACGACAGCTTTTTAGCTGGTGCAACAGATGCAACCAAAACGCTATGGCAACAAGTCGCTGAAGGTATCAAGCAAGAAAACGAAACCTTAGCGCCCGTCGATTTTGATACCGATGTTCCCTCAACAATTACTTCCCATGGCCCTGGCTACATCAACAAAGATTTAGAAACCATTGTTGGTTTACAAACGGATGCTCCACTTAAGCGCGGCATCGTATGTAACGGTGGTATTCGTATGGTCGAAAATAGCGCCAAAGTTTACGGCAAAGAGCTATCGCCTCAGGTTAGCGAAATATTCCACAAATATCGTAAGACCCATAACCAAGGGGTATTCGATGTTTACACCTCTGACATTCTTAAAGCCCGTAAGTCCGGTATTATCACCGGTTTACCTGATGCCTATGGCCGTGGTCGTATTATCGGTGATTATCGCCGTGTAGCTTTATATGGCATTGACTTTTTAATGCAAGATAAAGCCGCGCAGCACAAATCACTAGAGCAAGAGTTAACAGATGCGCCAAGCAGCGAAGAGCTAGAGCGTATCATTCGTTTACGTGAAGAGATTTTTGACCAACATCGCGCCCTTAATGATATGAAAACCATGGCACAAAGCTATGGCTTTGATATTTCAAAACCAGCACTTAATGCGCAAGAAGCGGTGCAATGGACTTACTTTGCCTACTTAGCAGCAATTAAATCGCAAAACGGTGCGGCAATGTCGTTCGGTCGCGTGTCAACCTTCTTAGATATCTATATTGAACGTGATATTGAACGTGGTGTGCTTGATGAAGAGAAAGCTCAAGAGCTGATTGACCACCTTGTGATGAAACTGCGTATGGTGCGTTTCTTACGTACCCCTGATTACGACGAGTTATTCTCTGGCGATCCGATATGGGCGACCGAATCTATTGGTGGTATGGGTCTTGATGGCCGTACATTGGTGAGTAAAACCAACTTTCGTTTTCTTAATACTTTATACACCATGGGTGCCAGTCCAGAGCCGAATATGACGGTGCTTTGGTCTGAGCATTTACCGGAAAACTTTAAACATTACTGTGCCAAAGTATCTATAGATACCAGCTCAATTCAATATGAAAATGATGACTTGATGCGCGCTGATTTTGATTCAGATGATTACGGTATTGCCTGCTGTGTAAGCCCGATGATCCTCGGCAAGCAAATGCAGTTTTTTGGTGCGCGTGCCAACTTAGCCAAAGCGCTACTTTATGCCATCAATGGTGGTGTAGATGAAAAAATGCAAACTCAAATTGGCCCTAAAATGGATCCAATCACCGATGACGTGCTTGATTACGACACGGTCAAAGCCAATTTTGATCAGGTTACCGATTGGGTTGCCAAACAGTATGTATTGGCATTGAACTGCATCCATTTTATGCACGACAAATACAGTTATGAAGCGTCATTAATGGCATTGCATGACCGAGATGTTGAACGCACCATGGCCTGTGGTATCGCCGGCCTATCGGTGACCGCCGATAGCTTATCTGCGATAAAATACGCCAAAGTAAAACCTATTCGTAACGAAGACGGTGTTGCCATTGATTTTGAAATTGACGGCGACTTTCCAGCGTTTGGTAATAATGACGCTCGAGTTGATGACATTGCTTGTGATTTGGTCAGTGAGTTTATGGCGAAAGTCGAGAAGAGCCCAATTTACCGCAAAGCGACGCCGACTCAATCGGTGTTAACCATCACTTCAAACGTGGTTTATGGTAAGAAAACAGGCTCAACGCCAGACGGTCGCAAAGCGGGTATGCCGTTTGCACCGGGCGCAAACCCGATGCATGGTCGTGATACCAAAGGCGCACTTGCGGTGATGCAATCTGTCGGTAAACTGCCGTTTAAAGACGCCAAAGATGGTATTTCATATACTTTCTCAATGGTGCCTGGCGCGTTAGGTAAAGACGATAGCAGCAAACAGCAAAACTTGTCAGCCTTGCTTGATGGTTACTTCCACCACGATGATAGTATTGAAGGTGGGCAACACATCAACGTCAACGTTCTTGACCGAGAAATGCTGTTGGATGCGATGGCACACCCAGAGCAATACCCACAGTTAACCATTCGAGTGTCTGGTTATGCGGTGCGCTTTAACTCGCTCACCCAAGAGCAAAAACAGGATGTTATTAATCGTACTTTTATCGATCGTATGTAA
- the arcC gene encoding carbamate kinase, protein MRIVVALGGNALLKRGEAMTAENQLCNVKIAASALAELAKEHEIVIAHGNGPQVGLLALQAASYETVAPYPLDILGAESVGQIGYMIEQQMGNILPFEQKYATLLTQVEVDANDPAFADPTKFIGPVYSYEQADLIAKERGFTFKPDGEYYRRVVPSPLPKRIFEISVIEMLIEQGVIVTCAGGGGIPTMYQEDGTLTGVEAVIDKDRTASLLAREINADALLVLTDVDSVYLNWGTDEQKEIRTASTQAMSEFGFPAGSMGPKVEAAIEFAQATGGLACIGSLENAKAMLNGDAGTTVLKDCEQTVYA, encoded by the coding sequence ATGAGAATCGTTGTCGCTCTTGGTGGTAATGCTTTGCTAAAACGTGGCGAAGCTATGACCGCTGAAAACCAACTGTGTAATGTCAAAATTGCCGCTAGCGCTCTGGCAGAGCTTGCCAAAGAGCACGAAATTGTTATTGCTCATGGCAATGGTCCGCAAGTTGGCTTGCTGGCTTTACAGGCTGCATCTTATGAAACGGTTGCCCCGTATCCTTTGGATATTTTAGGTGCCGAAAGTGTGGGTCAAATAGGTTATATGATTGAACAGCAAATGGGCAATATACTGCCGTTTGAACAAAAATATGCCACCTTGCTGACCCAAGTTGAAGTGGATGCCAATGACCCTGCATTTGCTGACCCGACCAAATTTATCGGTCCTGTTTACAGTTATGAACAAGCCGACCTTATCGCCAAAGAACGTGGCTTCACGTTTAAGCCCGATGGCGAATATTATCGCCGTGTTGTGCCGTCACCATTGCCTAAACGAATTTTTGAAATATCGGTTATTGAAATGTTGATAGAGCAAGGCGTGATCGTTACCTGTGCTGGCGGTGGTGGTATCCCAACCATGTATCAAGAAGATGGCACGTTAACCGGCGTTGAAGCGGTTATTGATAAAGACAGAACGGCCTCTTTATTGGCACGAGAGATAAATGCAGACGCCTTATTGGTATTAACCGATGTTGATTCGGTATACCTAAATTGGGGTACGGATGAGCAAAAAGAAATTCGTACAGCATCCACTCAAGCCATGTCTGAATTTGGCTTTCCGGCAGGTTCTATGGGACCCAAAGTTGAAGCGGCAATTGAATTTGCGCAAGCAACTGGCGGCTTAGCCTGTATCGGTTCATTGGAAAATGCTAAGGCAATGCTTAACGGCGATGCTGGCACCACGGTGTTGAAAGATTGCGAGCAAACAGTCTACGCCTAA
- the yfcE gene encoding phosphodiesterase, whose product MFIVLADIHGCISNLKTVLDKYSQQPIKGIIVLGDILNHGPRNPMVDEYSPRKCATLLNAFAPQIIAVRGNCDSEVDQMLLNFPMMSDMAIVYLKDRRIVLSHGHLYSDDASDDFFSDGDVYLFGHSHLPKAEYSKQRYLLNPGSITLAKGGFEQSYGILDADGFAVYNLNHQRIAGIEFG is encoded by the coding sequence ATGTTTATTGTTTTAGCGGATATACATGGTTGCATCAGCAACCTTAAAACCGTATTAGACAAATATTCGCAACAGCCAATCAAAGGCATTATTGTGCTGGGCGATATATTGAATCATGGCCCAAGAAATCCAATGGTTGATGAGTATTCGCCGCGCAAATGTGCAACGCTATTAAACGCTTTCGCGCCGCAGATTATTGCCGTGCGTGGCAATTGCGACAGTGAGGTTGATCAAATGTTGCTTAACTTTCCGATGATGTCGGATATGGCGATAGTGTATCTAAAAGATCGTCGCATAGTGCTCAGCCATGGGCATTTATATAGTGACGATGCGAGCGATGATTTTTTTAGCGATGGTGACGTCTATTTGTTTGGCCATAGTCATCTGCCAAAAGCGGAATATTCAAAGCAGCGCTATTTATTAAACCCCGGCTCAATAACGTTAGCGAAAGGCGGTTTCGAGCAAAGCTACGGCATATTAGATGCAGATGGTTTTGCGGTGTACAATCTAAACCATCAGCGAATCGCCGGTATTGAGTTTGGTTAA
- a CDS encoding metal-dependent hydrolase family protein encodes MKKVIYLIVCLIVSYDIAANEIPTLIQAKSYVDVDKGRLVSPANILIENGLIKAINPEQLPDKVHRIDLKNKILLPGLIDMHTHLDLDFDGSFDHILTKENASKGAIRAVRNAELTLMGGFTTVRNVGQGHITKDLTNVALSEAGKEGWVKAPSIFPAGHMVTIEGGHGDLTMGFAEGLIEIGPKHGVVNSVDDVVKAVRYQIKHGAKVIKIHATAGVLSLEDSVGAQQLTDLEMKAAVDEAHRHDIKVAAHAHGTQGIIAAIEAGVDSIEHGSLINDKAIELMKSNGTYLVPTTGLVEYLQPLLEKMHPKLREKAEYVLPLGKERLIQAIKSNVKIAMGSDAPLIPHGENAAEILALVARGMTHSQALQAATINATELLGVEDRGRIKVNLLADIIAVDENPLENIETVMNVSFVMKSGAVVKHTDKEQ; translated from the coding sequence ATGAAAAAAGTTATCTACCTGATTGTTTGTTTGATTGTCTCTTATGACATAGCTGCCAACGAAATACCGACTTTAATTCAAGCTAAATCCTATGTGGATGTTGATAAAGGTAGACTAGTTTCCCCTGCTAATATTCTTATCGAAAATGGCCTGATTAAAGCGATTAACCCTGAACAGCTTCCCGATAAGGTACATCGTATTGATTTAAAGAATAAAATCCTTCTGCCAGGATTGATTGATATGCATACCCACCTTGATCTCGATTTTGACGGAAGTTTTGATCACATATTAACGAAAGAAAACGCCAGTAAAGGCGCGATAAGAGCAGTTAGAAACGCTGAATTAACCCTAATGGGTGGTTTCACAACAGTTCGCAATGTGGGTCAGGGCCACATTACTAAAGATTTAACAAATGTCGCATTATCGGAAGCGGGTAAAGAAGGTTGGGTGAAAGCACCAAGCATTTTTCCGGCTGGTCATATGGTTACCATAGAAGGTGGTCATGGTGATCTGACAATGGGATTTGCGGAAGGGTTGATTGAAATCGGCCCAAAACACGGCGTAGTTAATAGCGTTGATGATGTGGTTAAAGCAGTAAGATATCAAATTAAACATGGTGCTAAAGTGATAAAAATCCACGCAACTGCTGGGGTTTTATCGTTAGAAGATTCGGTAGGAGCACAACAATTGACGGATCTAGAAATGAAAGCCGCTGTAGATGAAGCACACCGTCATGATATAAAAGTCGCCGCTCATGCGCATGGGACGCAAGGTATTATTGCTGCGATTGAAGCGGGTGTTGACTCAATAGAACATGGATCGTTAATTAATGATAAAGCCATAGAATTAATGAAATCGAATGGCACTTATTTAGTTCCCACGACGGGGTTAGTTGAGTACCTACAGCCGTTGTTAGAAAAAATGCATCCAAAGTTACGTGAAAAAGCGGAGTATGTACTGCCGTTAGGGAAAGAGCGTTTAATCCAAGCAATCAAATCAAATGTGAAAATAGCTATGGGTAGTGACGCCCCTCTAATACCTCATGGAGAAAATGCAGCAGAAATTCTGGCATTAGTCGCTCGTGGTATGACCCATTCTCAAGCGTTACAAGCTGCGACCATTAATGCCACTGAATTATTAGGGGTGGAAGATCGAGGAAGAATAAAAGTAAACCTTCTTGCCGATATCATTGCGGTCGATGAAAACCCGTTAGAGAATATTGAAACAGTGATGAATGTATCATTTGTTATGAAATCAGGAGCGGTAGTAAAACATACCGATAAAGAACAATAA
- a CDS encoding TorF family putative porin, which yields MKTGIKLLMGAALLTGAATQAAEVSTTISATDDYRFRGISQSAGDAALQGSLDVAFDNGVYVGAWASNIDFGGDGDTEVDYYIGYYTDITDDLGIDVSYSYYTYPGLDYDSDYGEIATTLFYKDFSIQMAYSDDFANTDESATYVAIDYQKVVIEELGFAQNIAIELHAGHSSGDYWDEYDIGSYSDYSVGVATDIKGFNFKVAYMVNDIDDEDEIGSNSAFRNDNAINFSVSKTFSLGTF from the coding sequence ATGAAAACGGGTATTAAATTGTTGATGGGGGCCGCCCTGTTAACAGGCGCAGCAACACAGGCTGCTGAAGTGTCAACAACCATCAGTGCAACCGATGATTATCGCTTTCGCGGTATCTCTCAATCCGCTGGCGATGCGGCATTGCAAGGCAGTTTAGATGTAGCCTTTGATAACGGCGTTTATGTTGGTGCTTGGGCCAGTAATATAGATTTTGGTGGCGATGGCGATACTGAAGTCGATTATTACATTGGCTACTACACCGATATTACCGATGACTTAGGTATAGATGTTAGCTATTCATACTACACCTATCCGGGCTTAGATTATGACAGTGATTATGGTGAAATCGCGACAACCTTATTTTACAAAGACTTTAGTATTCAAATGGCCTACAGCGATGATTTTGCCAATACCGATGAGTCGGCAACGTATGTCGCCATTGATTATCAAAAAGTAGTGATTGAAGAGTTAGGCTTTGCGCAAAATATTGCCATTGAGTTGCATGCTGGTCATAGTTCTGGTGATTACTGGGACGAATACGATATTGGCTCTTACTCAGACTATTCAGTCGGTGTCGCAACCGACATCAAAGGCTTCAACTTTAAAGTAGCCTACATGGTTAATGACATTGATGACGAGGATGAAATTGGCAGTAATTCCGCATTCCGTAATGACAACGCCATTAACTTCTCAGTCTCAAAAACATTTTCCTTAGGAACCTTCTAA
- the pflA gene encoding pyruvate formate lyase 1-activating protein, giving the protein MVTGRVHSVESCGTFDGPGIRFIVFMQGCLMRCKYCHNRDSWDEDAGDEMTVEQVLEQVRPYKHFFKSSGGGITVSGGEPILQAEFVTALFTACKQEGIHTTLDTNGFIRGQDEKMDALMQVTDLVLLDLKQIQDKIHIDLTKVSNRYALSFARHLQKINKPVWIRYVVVPGYTDDQLSAQLLAEFLHPMDNVVHIELLPYHSIGAYKWQQYGDTYELAHIHPPSQLTMQQLKKTFNIYGLKVVL; this is encoded by the coding sequence ATGGTTACGGGTCGTGTTCATTCAGTAGAGTCTTGCGGAACCTTTGATGGTCCCGGCATACGTTTTATTGTCTTTATGCAGGGTTGTCTTATGCGCTGCAAATACTGTCATAACCGTGATAGTTGGGACGAAGATGCTGGCGATGAAATGACCGTTGAGCAAGTTTTAGAACAAGTACGCCCCTATAAACACTTCTTTAAATCCTCTGGTGGCGGCATCACTGTCTCTGGTGGTGAGCCTATCTTACAAGCCGAATTTGTTACCGCTCTGTTTACCGCTTGCAAGCAAGAAGGCATACATACCACACTCGACACCAATGGCTTTATTCGCGGTCAAGACGAGAAGATGGATGCCTTAATGCAAGTCACCGATCTGGTGTTGCTCGATCTGAAACAGATTCAGGATAAAATCCATATTGATTTAACCAAAGTCAGCAATCGCTATGCGTTGAGTTTTGCCCGCCACCTGCAAAAGATCAACAAACCGGTTTGGATTCGCTATGTGGTTGTGCCTGGCTATACCGATGACCAATTATCGGCGCAGTTATTGGCAGAATTTCTGCATCCAATGGACAATGTAGTACATATCGAATTGCTGCCCTATCATTCTATTGGTGCTTATAAATGGCAGCAATATGGCGACACCTATGAATTGGCTCATATCCACCCACCGAGTCAATTAACCATGCAGCAATTAAAGAAAACCTTTAATATTTACGGACTTAAAGTCGTACTTTAA
- the ggt gene encoding gamma-glutamyltransferase → MMREDGRGDRVVSAPWATRSAVLGSNGMAATSHPLASQVAIDILKQGGSAVDAAIAANAAIGLMEPTGNGIGGDLFAIVWDPKTEKLYGLNGSGRSPKGQTLAQLKAKIGDVSEIPNWGSSPVTVPGTVDAWYELHAKFGSLEMSDNLQPAIDYANQGFPVTEVVSYYMGIYQERYQRLHKAGEIEEIDNYKATYLVDGEYIKEGQIFKNPDLANTLSKIANGGRDAFYQGEIADTMDAYFKRIGGALRKEDFASHTSTWIEPVSVNYRGYDVWELPPNGQGIAALQMLNILEGYDLANMGHNSADYLHVMTEAKKLAFEDRARFYADPEYYDIPLDGLLSKDYAAKRRELIDMNKAANQVEHGDPKLIDGDTIYLTVADKNGMMVSLIQSNYRGMGTGLVADGLGFIFQNRGAQYSLSEGHPNVYAPGKRPFHTIIPAFLTKDGQPLMSFGLMGGAMQPQGHVQMVANIIDFGMGVQQSGDAARYHHRGSTEPTWQGRMQDGGVLELESGVSAAVVKELQQRGHKVDITSGPFGGYQAIWRDPDTGVYYGASEMRKDGMAIGY, encoded by the coding sequence ATGATGCGCGAAGATGGGCGTGGCGATCGTGTTGTCAGTGCACCTTGGGCAACTCGTTCAGCAGTACTGGGCAGCAACGGCATGGCAGCAACATCGCACCCGCTTGCGAGCCAGGTTGCCATTGATATTTTAAAGCAAGGTGGCAGTGCGGTTGATGCCGCGATTGCCGCCAACGCAGCGATTGGTCTTATGGAGCCAACGGGCAACGGCATTGGCGGTGATTTATTTGCCATTGTTTGGGATCCAAAAACCGAAAAACTCTATGGCCTAAATGGCTCAGGGCGTTCGCCTAAAGGACAAACCTTAGCGCAGCTAAAAGCAAAAATTGGTGATGTCAGTGAAATACCTAATTGGGGTAGCTCACCTGTCACCGTGCCGGGTACCGTCGATGCCTGGTATGAGCTGCATGCTAAGTTTGGTAGCTTAGAGATGAGCGATAACCTGCAACCTGCTATCGATTATGCCAATCAAGGTTTCCCTGTCACTGAAGTCGTATCCTATTACATGGGCATATATCAAGAGCGTTATCAGCGCTTACATAAAGCTGGCGAGATAGAAGAAATTGATAACTATAAAGCCACCTACTTAGTCGATGGCGAATACATTAAAGAAGGTCAAATTTTTAAAAACCCAGACCTGGCCAACACCTTAAGCAAAATAGCCAACGGCGGTCGAGACGCGTTCTATCAAGGCGAAATTGCCGACACCATGGACGCCTACTTTAAACGCATAGGCGGTGCCTTGCGCAAAGAAGACTTTGCTAGCCACACCAGCACTTGGATAGAGCCCGTGTCGGTAAATTACCGTGGTTATGACGTGTGGGAATTGCCACCAAACGGTCAAGGTATTGCCGCATTGCAAATGCTTAACATTCTTGAAGGTTACGATCTTGCTAACATGGGTCACAACAGTGCCGATTACCTGCACGTGATGACCGAAGCAAAGAAACTGGCATTTGAAGATCGCGCGCGTTTTTACGCTGACCCAGAATATTATGACATTCCTCTTGATGGCTTATTATCAAAAGATTATGCCGCTAAGCGTCGCGAGCTAATTGATATGAACAAGGCGGCCAATCAGGTCGAGCACGGCGATCCGAAATTAATTGATGGTGACACCATTTACCTTACCGTCGCAGATAAAAACGGCATGATGGTCTCGTTAATCCAAAGTAACTACCGTGGTATGGGCACCGGCTTAGTCGCCGATGGTTTGGGTTTTATTTTTCAAAACCGCGGCGCACAATACTCGTTAAGCGAAGGGCATCCTAATGTCTATGCTCCGGGTAAACGCCCTTTCCATACCATCATTCCGGCATTCTTAACCAAAGACGGTCAACCGTTGATGAGTTTTGGCTTAATGGGTGGTGCTATGCAGCCGCAAGGTCACGTTCAGATGGTGGCTAATATCATCGATTTTGGCATGGGCGTACAGCAATCTGGTGATGCTGCTCGTTACCATCATCGCGGTTCAACTGAGCCAACATGGCAAGGCCGCATGCAAGACGGTGGTGTACTTGAATTAGAAAGCGGTGTCAGTGCTGCTGTCGTCAAGGAGTTACAACAACGTGGCCACAAAGTCGATATAACCTCTGGTCCATTTGGCGGCTACCAAGCGATATGGCGCGATCCTGACACCGGCGTTTATTATGGTGCCAGTGAAATGCGCAAAGATGGTATGGCAATAGGTTACTAA